AGCTACTTAGTGTAAAGCTGCCTGGTGAAAAATTGGTGAGCAACATGGGGCTTCGGTGAAAATAGATCAGGCCGCCCTCAGGGGGCGGCCTGATCACTTGGGCTTACTGTGATCCAGAAACGGGCTCTGAGAGCGTTTCCATCACGCGATCCAGGCTGAAGCTTGCTGCCTTCATACGTGGTGGATATTCCTTGAAGGTCTCGAGGAAATTACCTACGTACGCTTGTGCTGGCACCAGCAGGAAGACGTGATCCAACAACCAGTCATAGTAAGTGTTGGATGTGATCTGCGCGCGCTCATACGGGTCGCGACGTAGGTTGAAGATCAGCGGGACACGCAGCGGGGTGAAGGGGTTGGCCCAGAGTTTCAGGGTACCCTTGGCACGCTGCTCCATGAACACAATCTTCCAGTCATCGTAGCGTAATGCAGTCAGGTCGCCGTCATCGGAGAAGTAGAAGACCTCATGGCGCGGTGCTTCCTCGGCCTCGCCGGTCAGGTAAGGCAGGAAGTTATAGCCATCGAGGTGGACACGATAGTCGCGACCATTCAATGACGTACCGTCCAGTAGCTCGTCCTTGATGCTCTCGTCACCACCAATGGCGGCCAGAGTCGGCAACCAGTCCATATGGTGCATGATATCGTTGGAAACGCTGTCGGCTTCGATGTGGCCGGGCCAACGCACCATGGCAGGCACACGCCAGCCACCTTCCCAGTTGGTATTCTTCTCACCGCGGAACGGCGTCATACCAGCGTCCGGCCAGCTGTTCATATGCGGGCCGTTGTCGGTGGAATAGAACAGGATGGTGTTGTCGGCGATATCCAGTTCTTCCAGTTTGTCGAGGAACAGGCCGACGTGGCGGTCGTGTTCGACCATGCCATCAGAATATTCGTTCTGGCCGGAAATGCCGCGCAGTTCATCCTTGACGTGGGTGCGGAAGTGCATGCGAGTGGCATTCCACCATACGAACCACGGAGTGCCTTCTGCG
This Halomonas huangheensis DNA region includes the following protein-coding sequences:
- a CDS encoding arylsulfatase, with the translated sequence MAATLALTISSAPAFAQDSNSSTATDTNQDSGKPNILVLWGDDIGQSNISAYTRGMMGYHTPNIDSIAEEGMMFTDYYGEQSCTAGRSSFITGQSVFRTGLSKVGMPGAEQGINVEDPTIATVLKEQGYATGQFGKNHLGDRDEHLPTNHGFDEFFGNLYHLNAEEEPELPDYPGDMVLADGRTFREAYGPRGVIHSTADGEIEDTGPLTRKRMETIDDESSAAALDFIDRKTAEGTPWFVWWNATRMHFRTHVKDELRGISGQNEYSDGMVEHDRHVGLFLDKLEELDIADNTILFYSTDNGPHMNSWPDAGMTPFRGEKNTNWEGGWRVPAMVRWPGHIEADSVSNDIMHHMDWLPTLAAIGGDESIKDELLDGTSLNGRDYRVHLDGYNFLPYLTGEAEEAPRHEVFYFSDDGDLTALRYDDWKIVFMEQRAKGTLKLWANPFTPLRVPLIFNLRRDPYERAQITSNTYYDWLLDHVFLLVPAQAYVGNFLETFKEYPPRMKAASFSLDRVMETLSEPVSGSQ